CCCGGTCACGCTCTCCGGCCGCCCCTACCGCGCGCCCCAGGACATTCTCCGCAGGCGGACCACGCTCGGCGCAGGCCTGTCGCAACAATTGCGTTCCGCCGCCGCCGGGCTCGGCGTCAGCCTTTCGGTATGGGCCGTGACGGCGACCGCCGCTTATGTCAGTGGTGTCACCGGAGAGAGTGTCATATCCGTCGGACTTCCCCTCTCGGGGCGCCTGGACGAGGCCGAACGCAATACCCCGGGAATGACGGTCAATGTCGTCCCGTTGCACATCGCGGTGCGCCCGGAAATGCCTCTGAAAAAGCTTGCCAGAAAAGTCTGGGCGCAGACGACTCGCGCTTCGCGGCACAGTCGTTTCCGTATGGAGGATCTGCGCGGCGAACGTATGCGCATGACCGGGGGAGAGCTCCCCTACGGACCCGTGGTCAATGTCATGGCTTTCGACTACGACATACGCTTCGACGGTCACCCGGCAAAAGCGAGCAGCCTCTCGCAGCGTCACACCGAAGACTTCTCCTTCGCGTTCTATGAAGGCGAAGGCGCCTTCCATGCAGGCGGCGAGGGCGAGCACGGAGGTGAAGACGGCGGCCGCATCGAGCTGTACTTCGACGCGAACGACCGTATGTACAGCCGGGCGGAAATGGACGCCCACGTCGAGCGATTCCTGCTCTTCCTGGAACGCATGGCGGAAACGCCCCCGGACCGGCCCGTCGGCTCGGTCGGCCTGCTCGGCGCCGATGAGCGCGAACGTCTCCTGGACGTGTGGGGCAGCGGTCCGACGGTGGAGGTGCCGGAGGTGACGGCGCCGGCCGCGTTCGAGGCACAGGTCGCGCGGACTCCGGATGCCGCGGCACTGGTGGCGGCGGACGGCAGCACCGTGTACTCGTACGCCGAGCTGAACGCCCGGGCGAACCGTGTGGCGCGACTGCTGACGCAACACGGCGTGGGACCTGAGCAGTTGGTGGCGCTCGCGCTGCCGCGGTCACCGGAACTGATCGTGGCCGCGCTGGCTGTGCTCAAGGCGGGCGCGGCCTACCTGCCGCTGGACGTCGAGTATCCGGTGGAGCGGCTTCGCTTCATGGTCGAGGACGCCCGCCCGAGCGTGCTGCTGGTGGACTCCGCGGCCTTCCCTGCGGGGTTGACGGGTGGCTGCTCCGTCGTTTCGTTGAGCGACCCGGCCGTCGCGGACCGCCTGGCCGGCCTGTCGGCTGCGGACCTGACGGACGCGGACCACGGGGACCACGCGGGCCACGCGGGCCACGCGGAACGGCTGGGCGTGACAGCGGCGGAGCATCCCGCGTATGTCGTCTATACGTCGGGTTCGACCGGCACCCCTAAGGGTGTGGTGGTCCAGCATGCGGGGTTGGTGAATCTTGCTCTGGCTCAGAGCGATCGGTGGGGGATCGGTGCGGGTAGTCGTGTGTTGCAGTTCGCGTCGCCGAGTTTCGATGCTGCCGCGTCGGAGGTTTTCACGGCTCTGTTGACGGGTGGTGCGCTGGTGGTGGCCGATGCGGATCGGCTCATGCCGGGGGAGGCGTTGACGTCCGTGCTGGTGGGGGCGGGCGTCACCCACTGCACTCTGCCGCCGTCCGCGCTAAGCGTTTTGGATGCGGGGCGGGTGCCGGCGGGGATGACGCTGGTTGTGGCGGGTGAGGCCTGTGATCCGGGGACGGTGGGGCGCTGGTCTGTCGGGCGGCGGATGTTCAACGCGTACGGGCCGTCGGAGGCGACGGTGTGCGCGACGGTGAGTGCGCCGTTGTCGGGGGTGGTGGTGCCGTCGATCGGTGGTCCGATCGCGAACGTACGGACGTACGTGCTGGATGCGGGGTTGTCGCCGGTGCCGCCCGGGGTGCCGGGTGAGTTGTACGTGGCCGGGGCGGGTGTCGCGCGCGGCTATCTGAACCGTCCGGGGCTGACCGCGGGGCGGTTCGTCGCCGACCCCTACGGGCCCGCCGGGTCGCGTATGTACCGCACCGGTGACCTGGCGTCCTGGGACACCGATGGCACTTTGCGCTTCCTGGGGCGCACCGATGACCAGGTCAAACTGCGCGGTTTCCGTATCGAACTCGGCGAGGTGGAGGCGGCGTTGGCGGCTTCCCCCGGTGTCCGGGCCGCTGCGGCCGTCATCCGGGAGGACCGCCCCGGTGACCGGCGCCTCGTCGGCTACGTCGTCACCGACGACACCGTCGATACCGCTATGGACGTCGACCTGGTCAAGAAGACCGTCGCCGCGCGGCTGCCCGACCACATGGTCCCCGCAGCCGTCGTCACCATCGACGAACTCCCCCTCACACCGAGCGGCAAGGTGGACCGCAAGGCGCTGCCCGCCCCCGACTACAGCGGTACGGCGACGTCGTCGCGGGCTCCCCGCGACGCGCGCGAGGAGATCCTGGTCCCGCTCTTCGCGGACGTCCTCGGTGTCGACCAAGTCGGCGTCGAGGACAACTTCTTCGACCTCGGCGGACACTCCCTGCTGGCCATGCGCCTGATCGGCCGCGTGCGCGCCGTCATGGGTGTGGACCTCGGCATCCGTGATTTGTTCGCGGCCCCGACGATCGCCGCCCTGGCCCGCACCGTCGAGGCGGCGACGCACCAGGTCGACCGCCCGGCCCTGGCGCCCGCCACGCGCCCCGACCGCATGCCGTTGTCGTCCGCGCAGCGCAGGCTGTGGTTCCTGTACCGGATGGAGGGGCCCAGCGCGACGTACAACGTTCCGGTGGTGCTGCGACTCTCCGGCGCTCTGGACGCCGACGCGCTGCGTGCCGCGCTGCACGATGTCGTGGCGCGGCACGAGGCGCTGCGCACGGTCTTCCCCGACGTGGACGGTCAGCCGTACCAGGACATTCGCCCGGCCGCCGAGGCACGACCGGTGGTGGACGTCGAGAAGGCCACCGAGGCGGAACTGACCGGCGCGGTGGACCGCGCGGTGCGGTACGCGTTCGACCTGGCAACGGAACTCCCGGTGCGCGCAACCCTGTTCCACCTCACGGACACCGCCGACGAGCACGTACTGGTTCTGGTGCTGCACCACATCGCGGGCGACGGCTGGTCGATGGGCCCCCTCGCCGCTGACCTCGGTGCGGCCTACGCCGCCCGGTGCGCGGGACGGGCACCGGCGTGGACGCCGCTGCCGGTGCAGTACGCCGACTACACCCTGTGGCAGCGCCAGGTCCTTGGGGACGAGAACGACCCGGGCAGTGTGCTGACCACCCAGCTGGACTACTGGAAGCAGGCGCTGGCCGGGCTGCCGGAACGCCTGGAACTGCCGACCGACCATCCGTATCCGGAGCAGGCCGGATACGAGGGTGCGACCGTGCCGGTGTCCGTGGACGCCGAGGTGCACCGGGCCCTCGTCGAGCTCGCGCGGTCACGGCAGACGACCGTGTTCATGGTGCTGCAGTCCGCCCTGGCCGTGCTGCTGCACCGGCTCGGCGCGGGCACGGACATTCCCCTGGGCACGCCGGTCGCGGGCCGGGGCGAGGAGGAACTCGACGATCTGGTCGGCTTCTTCGTCAACACCCTCGTGCTCCGCACCGACCTCTCCGGCGACCCCACCTTCGCCGAACTCCTCGACCGGGTCCGCACGAGGAACCTGAGCGCCTACTCCCACCAGGACATCCCTTTCGAGAGCCTGGTCGAGGCGCTCAACCCGACCCGCTCCCTGGCCCACCACCCCCTCTTCCAGGTGATGCTGGCCTTCAACAACGTGCCGCGCACCACGCCGGACTTCGCCGGGGTGAAGGCCACGTCCCGGACCGTGCGCGTCCAGGCCGCACGGATGGACCTCTCCGTCAGCCTCGCCGAGCAGCACGACGCCGAGGGTGCGGCCGACGGGATCAGCGGCGTCATCTCGTACCGCACCGACCTGTTCGACCACGGCACGGCCACCGCGATGGCCGCGCGGCTCGTCCGCGTACTGCACAGCGTCGCCACCGACGCGGAGCGGCGCGTCGGCTCGATCGAGGTGCTGTCCGGCGACGAGCGGCACCGCATCCTGGAGGAGCGGAACGACACGGTGGTGCCGGTTCCCCGCACCACCGTGCCGGAGCTCGTCCAGGCCAGGGCGCGGGCCACACCGGACGCGACCGCCCTGATCGCCTGCGGCCCCAGCGGCTCGCCCGACGGCCCCGACCTCACGTACGGCGAACTCAACACCCGCGCCAACCGGCTGGCGCACCACCTGATCGAGCAGGGCGTCGGCCCCGAACACATCGTCGCCCTCGCCCTGCCCCGCTCGCCGGACCTGATCACGGCCATGCTCGCGGTCCTGAAGACAGGCGCCGCCTACCTGCCCGTCGACACGGCCTACCCGGCCGACCGCATCCGTTTCATGCTGGAGGACTCCCGTCCCACCCTCGTCCTGACCCGCACCACAACCAGCGCGCTCCGGCCCGAGGACACCCGTACGGTCCTCCTCGACGACCCCACCCTCCGGAACAGGCTGGCCACCCGGCCGGGCACCGACCCGACCGACGCCGACCGCCTGACGCCACTGGACCCCGCTCACCCCGCGTATGTCGTCTATACGTCGGGTTCGACCGGCACCCCTAAGGGTGTGGTGGTCCAGCACGCGGGGCTGGTGAACCTCGCCCTCGCTCAGAGCGATCGGTGGGGGATCGGTGCGGGTAGTCGTGTGTTGCAGTTCGCGTCGCCGAGTTTCGATGCTGCCGCGTCGGAGGTTTTCACGGCTCTGTTGACGGGTGGTGCGCTGGTGGTGGCCGATGCGGATCGGCTCATGCCGGGGGAGGCGTTGACGTCCGTGCTGGTGGGGGCGGGCGTCACCCACTGCACTCTGCCGCCGTCCGCGCTAAGCGTTTTGGATGCGGGGCGGGTGCCGGCGGGGATGACGCTGGTTGTGGCGGGTGAGGCCTGTGATCCGGGGACGGTGGGGCGTTGGTCTGTCGGGCGGCGGATGTTCAACGCGTACGGGCCGTCGGAGGCGACGGTGTGTGCGACGGTGAGTGCGCCGTTGTCGGGGGTGGTGGTGCCGTCGATCGGTGGTCCGATCGCGAACGTACGGACGTACGTGCTGGATGCGGGGTTGTCGCCGGTGCCGCCCGGGGTGCCGGGGGAGTTGTACGTGGCCGGGGCGGGTGTCGCGCGTGGCTATCTGAATCGTCCGGGGCTGACCGCGGGGCGGTTCGTCGCCGACCCCTACGGGCCCGTCGGGTCGCGTATGTACCGCACGGGTGACCTGGCGTCCTGGGACACCGATGGCACTTTGCGCTTCCTGGGGCGCACCGATGACCAGGTCAAACTGCGTGGTTTCCGTATCGAGCTCGGCGAGGTGGAGGCGGCGTTGGCGGCTTCCCCCGGTGTCCGGGCCGCTGCGGCCGTCATCCGGGAGGACCGCCCCGGTGACCGGCGCCTCGTCGGCTACGTCGTCGCCGACGACACCGCGGGCACCGTCGATACCGTTATCGACGTCGACCAGGTGAAGAAGACCGTCGCCGCGCGGCTGCCCGACCACATGGTCCCCGCAGCCGTCATCACCATCGACGAGCTGCCCCTCGCACCGAGCGGCAAGGTGGACCGCAAGGCCCTGCCCGCCCCCGACTACGCGCCCACCACCCGCACCCGAGCCCCCAGCACCCCGCAGGAGAAAGCCCTCACCGGCCTCTTCGCCGACGTCCTCGGCCTCGACGCCGACCGGGTCGGCGTCGACGACAGCTTCTTCGCCATCGGCGGCGACAGCATCAGCTCCATCGTGCTGGTCAGCCGCGCCCGCGAACACGGCCTCGACCTGTCGCCGCGTGACGTCTTCCGGCACCAAACGGCACGACAACTCGCCCATACGACAGCCAAGTTGGAGGGCGGCGGAGGCGCGCCGGACACCGACGACGGGACCGGCTCCGTACCGCTGACGCCCATCATGCGGTGGCTCGTCGAACCCGAGCACGCCTATGAGGCGTTCTTCCAGGCGCGGCTCGTCCGGGTCCCGGCAGGTGTGGGGCGCGAGGGGATGGTCGATGTTCTGCAATCCCTCATCGACCGGCACGACCTCCTGCGGGCCCGTCTGACACGGGAGGGCGCCCAGGGCGACTGGTCGCTGGCCGTCCCTCCGGCGCGGAGCCCGGAGGCGCTCACGGCCGACGCGGCCCTGACCCGGGTGGACTGCACCGGCGCGACGGCGGCCGAGCGTGAACAGCTGCTCGCCGAACACGCCACGCTCGCGCAGGGCCGCCTGGCGCCACGCGACGGTGTGATGCTCCAGGCCGTCTGGTTCGACCAGGGCCCGCAGGAATCGGGCCGCCTGCTCCTGACGGTCCACCACCTGGTCGTCGACGGTGTCTCCTGGCGCATCCTGCTGCCCGATCTCGCCGCGGCGGGAGCGGCCGTACTCGACGGCCGTACGCCGGAGCCGGCCGCCGTCCCCACCTCCTTCAAGCGCTGGGCGGAGCGGCTGCACGCGCTGGCGGGCGAACCGCGGACCACGGGCGCCCTGCGGTACTGGACCGAGGCCCTGTCCGGCGCCGAACCCGTCATCGGCCGTCGTCGGCCGAGTCCGGACGACGACACGGCGGCGCGGCTCGAAACGCTGCGCGTGACGGTTCCGGTGGAGTTGTCGGAGGCGCTGCTCACGCGGGTGCCGAGCACCCTGCACGCAGGTGTCGAGGACGTACTCGTGACGGCGTTCGTGCTGGCGGTCAACCAGTGGCGTGCCACACGCGATGCGCCGGGCGAGGCATTCTTCGGCCCCGGAGGCGCATCCGGTCCTCTCGGGGGCACATCCGGTCCTCCCGGGGGCGCGTCCGGGGCGACCGGCACACCCCCGGCCTCCGGTGGCGCCTTCGGCGCGACGTCCCTGCTGGTCGATGTCGAAGGGCACGGGCGGGAGGACCTGTTCCCGGGCGCCGACACCTCGCGGACGGTGGGCTGGTTCACGGCGGTGGCACCGGTGCGGCTCGATCCGGGCCGGGTGTCCTGGGGCGAGGTCCGGCGCGGCGGACCGGCCGCCGGGCGGGTCCTGCAGCGCGTCAAGGAACAGCTTCGTGCGGCGTCGGAGCAGCGGATCGCGTACGGCCTGCTGCGCTACCTCAACCCCGAGACCGCCCCTGGACTCGCCGCGCTCCCAGGAGCGCAGGTGGCGTTCAACTACTTCGGGCGGGTCGGTCCGGGCCGTTCCCACCCCGACGGCGACTGGCAGCAAGTGGGAGGCAGCACCCCCACGGGCGGCCTCGACCCCCGGATGCGTCTGACGCACGCACTGATGGTGAACGCGGCGGCAACGGACGGCCCGTCCGGGCCGGAGCTGTCCGCGACGTGGTCGTGGCCGCGCGACGTGCTGACGCGCGGGGACGTGGAACGGCTCGGCGAGGCCTGGGTCGCGCATCTCAAGGCGCTGGCCGCGCACGCCGAAGGGCCCGACGCGGTCGGCCGTACGCCCTCGGACCTCTCCCTCGTCAACCTCAGCCAGAGCCAGATCAGCCGCCTTGAGAAGAAGTGGCGCGGCAGGCGGTGACGCCGCGCGCGTCGACGCCACCGCCCCGTTCGACCATGTGAGTTGGAGTGTGATGTTGCAGTGACTGCCGTCTACGAGGACGCAGCCGTCCGATCCCGTGTGCTCGACTTCCTGTCGCGGTACGTGGACGACCCCGCCGAACTGGAGGGCATCCAGCTGATCACCGGCGGAGTGCTCAGCTCGCTGGCGACCGTCGCGCTCGTCAGCCACCTCGAGAAGGAGTTCGGCATCGGCATCGATGACGACGACCTGGAGATCGAGAACTTCGACACACTGGACAGCATCGTGCGGTTCGTGCAGGGGAAACAGGCATGAGCGGGCCGCCGACGGCCGCGGGCGAGCTGGGGCGCCTGCTGCTGCCGCTGGCCGACGAGATCGAGGCGGCGAAGACGGTGCCCGCGCACGTCGTCGAGGCGATCGCCCGGTCCGGCGCGCTGGCCGCGATGGTGCCCGCGGAGTACGGGGGACGCCCGGTCGGCCACCTTGAGTACGGCGAGCTGAACCGGGCGGTGGCCCACACGTCGGCGTCGCTGCAGAGCCTGCTCACCGTGCACGGAATGGTGTGCGCGAGCCTGAGCCGCTGGGGGTCGGAGACCGTCAGGCAGCGGCTGCTGCCGCGCCTCGCCTCCGGCGAACTGATCGGCGCGTTCGGCCTCACGGAGGACGGCGCGGGCAGCGACGCGCAGGCGGTCGGGACGACGGCGACACCGGAGGAGGCCGGTGCCGCGGAAACCATGTGGCGTCTCGACGGCACGAAGCGCTGGCTGTCCTTCGGACAGCTCGCCCACTGCTTCCTCGTCTTCGCCAAGCACGGCGACCGCAGCGTGGCCTTCCTCGTCCAGCGGGACGACCCGGGCGTCACGGTGGTCCCCAGCCGGCCCACCAGCGGCTTCCGCAGCGCCATGCTCGCCGACCTGCACCTGGAGGGCTGCCGCGTCCCCGCCGACCGCATGGTGGGCCGCCCCGGCTTCGGCGTGTCCCAAGTGGCGGGCAGCGCCCTGTCGTTGGGGCGGCTCTGTGTCGCGTACGGCTCACTCGGCC
The sequence above is a segment of the Streptomyces sp. Je 1-369 genome. Coding sequences within it:
- a CDS encoding non-ribosomal peptide synthetase, whose product is MDEQWPLTAAQSGVWFSASLGPDSSVYNVGERVEIHGPIDTEILGAAYEAALAEADALRLAVLEGPEGPVQIFDRADPVAVRRLEFAGREDPVAAAEAWMAADVHSAFDLERGPLYAPALLTVGPNFHILYSRYHHVIMDAWSSALITRRTAQLYSDRVADRPDSGIPLSPFRDLVEREASYRGSEEGEDDRRYWLKRLHDAPGPVTLSGRPYRAPQDILRRRTTLGAGLSQQLRSAAAGLGVSLSVWAVTATAAYVSGVTGESVISVGLPLSGRLDEAERNTPGMTVNVVPLHIAVRPEMPLKKLARKVWAQTTRASRHSRFRMEDLRGERMRMTGGELPYGPVVNVMAFDYDIRFDGHPAKASSLSQRHTEDFSFAFYEGEGAFHAGGEGEHGGEDGGRIELYFDANDRMYSRAEMDAHVERFLLFLERMAETPPDRPVGSVGLLGADERERLLDVWGSGPTVEVPEVTAPAAFEAQVARTPDAAALVAADGSTVYSYAELNARANRVARLLTQHGVGPEQLVALALPRSPELIVAALAVLKAGAAYLPLDVEYPVERLRFMVEDARPSVLLVDSAAFPAGLTGGCSVVSLSDPAVADRLAGLSAADLTDADHGDHAGHAGHAERLGVTAAEHPAYVVYTSGSTGTPKGVVVQHAGLVNLALAQSDRWGIGAGSRVLQFASPSFDAAASEVFTALLTGGALVVADADRLMPGEALTSVLVGAGVTHCTLPPSALSVLDAGRVPAGMTLVVAGEACDPGTVGRWSVGRRMFNAYGPSEATVCATVSAPLSGVVVPSIGGPIANVRTYVLDAGLSPVPPGVPGELYVAGAGVARGYLNRPGLTAGRFVADPYGPAGSRMYRTGDLASWDTDGTLRFLGRTDDQVKLRGFRIELGEVEAALAASPGVRAAAAVIREDRPGDRRLVGYVVTDDTVDTAMDVDLVKKTVAARLPDHMVPAAVVTIDELPLTPSGKVDRKALPAPDYSGTATSSRAPRDAREEILVPLFADVLGVDQVGVEDNFFDLGGHSLLAMRLIGRVRAVMGVDLGIRDLFAAPTIAALARTVEAATHQVDRPALAPATRPDRMPLSSAQRRLWFLYRMEGPSATYNVPVVLRLSGALDADALRAALHDVVARHEALRTVFPDVDGQPYQDIRPAAEARPVVDVEKATEAELTGAVDRAVRYAFDLATELPVRATLFHLTDTADEHVLVLVLHHIAGDGWSMGPLAADLGAAYAARCAGRAPAWTPLPVQYADYTLWQRQVLGDENDPGSVLTTQLDYWKQALAGLPERLELPTDHPYPEQAGYEGATVPVSVDAEVHRALVELARSRQTTVFMVLQSALAVLLHRLGAGTDIPLGTPVAGRGEEELDDLVGFFVNTLVLRTDLSGDPTFAELLDRVRTRNLSAYSHQDIPFESLVEALNPTRSLAHHPLFQVMLAFNNVPRTTPDFAGVKATSRTVRVQAARMDLSVSLAEQHDAEGAADGISGVISYRTDLFDHGTATAMAARLVRVLHSVATDAERRVGSIEVLSGDERHRILEERNDTVVPVPRTTVPELVQARARATPDATALIACGPSGSPDGPDLTYGELNTRANRLAHHLIEQGVGPEHIVALALPRSPDLITAMLAVLKTGAAYLPVDTAYPADRIRFMLEDSRPTLVLTRTTTSALRPEDTRTVLLDDPTLRNRLATRPGTDPTDADRLTPLDPAHPAYVVYTSGSTGTPKGVVVQHAGLVNLALAQSDRWGIGAGSRVLQFASPSFDAAASEVFTALLTGGALVVADADRLMPGEALTSVLVGAGVTHCTLPPSALSVLDAGRVPAGMTLVVAGEACDPGTVGRWSVGRRMFNAYGPSEATVCATVSAPLSGVVVPSIGGPIANVRTYVLDAGLSPVPPGVPGELYVAGAGVARGYLNRPGLTAGRFVADPYGPVGSRMYRTGDLASWDTDGTLRFLGRTDDQVKLRGFRIELGEVEAALAASPGVRAAAAVIREDRPGDRRLVGYVVADDTAGTVDTVIDVDQVKKTVAARLPDHMVPAAVITIDELPLAPSGKVDRKALPAPDYAPTTRTRAPSTPQEKALTGLFADVLGLDADRVGVDDSFFAIGGDSISSIVLVSRAREHGLDLSPRDVFRHQTARQLAHTTAKLEGGGGAPDTDDGTGSVPLTPIMRWLVEPEHAYEAFFQARLVRVPAGVGREGMVDVLQSLIDRHDLLRARLTREGAQGDWSLAVPPARSPEALTADAALTRVDCTGATAAEREQLLAEHATLAQGRLAPRDGVMLQAVWFDQGPQESGRLLLTVHHLVVDGVSWRILLPDLAAAGAAVLDGRTPEPAAVPTSFKRWAERLHALAGEPRTTGALRYWTEALSGAEPVIGRRRPSPDDDTAARLETLRVTVPVELSEALLTRVPSTLHAGVEDVLVTAFVLAVNQWRATRDAPGEAFFGPGGASGPLGGTSGPPGGASGATGTPPASGGAFGATSLLVDVEGHGREDLFPGADTSRTVGWFTAVAPVRLDPGRVSWGEVRRGGPAAGRVLQRVKEQLRAASEQRIAYGLLRYLNPETAPGLAALPGAQVAFNYFGRVGPGRSHPDGDWQQVGGSTPTGGLDPRMRLTHALMVNAAATDGPSGPELSATWSWPRDVLTRGDVERLGEAWVAHLKALAAHAEGPDAVGRTPSDLSLVNLSQSQISRLEKKWRGRR
- a CDS encoding acyl carrier protein, with the protein product MTAVYEDAAVRSRVLDFLSRYVDDPAELEGIQLITGGVLSSLATVALVSHLEKEFGIGIDDDDLEIENFDTLDSIVRFVQGKQA
- a CDS encoding acyl-CoA dehydrogenase family protein, whose protein sequence is MSGPPTAAGELGRLLLPLADEIEAAKTVPAHVVEAIARSGALAAMVPAEYGGRPVGHLEYGELNRAVAHTSASLQSLLTVHGMVCASLSRWGSETVRQRLLPRLASGELIGAFGLTEDGAGSDAQAVGTTATPEEAGAAETMWRLDGTKRWLSFGQLAHCFLVFAKHGDRSVAFLVQRDDPGVTVVPSRPTSGFRSAMLADLHLEGCRVPADRMVGRPGFGVSQVAGSALSLGRLCVAYGSLGLAEACCDAILAHTSSRKQFGGRLIDLQLVRGLISDAVLDTEAARLLCEQAARAMDTQDDWLIQHVLTAKLAASRAADRASAAAAQLHGAAGMVEGGPVDRWVRDARVMQIIEGSTQLLQDLLAEESLQRFRVRRRHPHHPFEASRS